The sequence below is a genomic window from Pagrus major chromosome 20, Pma_NU_1.0.
caaactgaaacaggtccagttgactacgatacagcacttaaaacaaagaccttttatttttactgcaaatgtatatctgTTCTAAATAATGGCTATCAGTCTCCATTgttactaataatcagtatccGTTTTGGCCCTTAAAAAAAGCTTATCAGTCGATCCCTAACACTCACATGCCCACATGTGCTACAAAGCATTGTTAgttgacatgttttaatcaCTTTGCCTGTTCATACTAGCCCCAAACACCCTGcggacaaaatccacagtcctgtTTTTGTACAAGAAATATTGCATTATTACTGCAATAGCTAAAATCAACcagctttcttcttctttactttTCCTCCATTGTGGCTCAGGAAGCAGCAAcacatgaaaggaaaaaaacaaggagaaacTTTAGACAACCATTTGATTCCATCTCAGACTGCTGAAACATCGTGTTAGCTAGTTCTTACACAGGAGGACTGTGGATTTTAGCCTCCATCACTCATGATAAAATAATTTTTGCTCTGTGAACACACTAAAACGCAACATatatacagtcgtggtcaaaagtttacatcctcttgtaaagaacatgttcatcatggtAGTCTTGAGTTgcaatgatttctacagctctcatgtttctgtgatgaatgagaggAGCACAACCAACTTTGTCAccaaaacattcatgaagtttggttcaataattaatttattaaaggtcttctgaaaatgtgaccaaatctgctggctcataAATAGCATGGGTGAGATAATGAAACGGGTCAAACATTCCCAGGGCCACTGCTGGTGAGGCTGTTCAATGATCAAAATCAACAGTATGTTCTTGTATTTGTGCAACACGTTTTAATTGTAGGGTGTAGTGAACATTATAACACGACTTTAGACATGAGACTCTGacattgtttctgtgtctttcagTTGTTGGTGTTGGGAATGGCACAAAGATGCTCAGTACAATGTTGGCTGGTTCTAAGGTGAGTTTGTTTGCACTTTATGTACAGTAAGGGTAAAAGTCAGTTGATACACAACCAAGCTGTAGAGAGCTATAACCAGCGaactgacattgttctgcttaAATGATTGAATGGATGACTGGATTTGTAGATTGGTTTGGAACATAACACAAGTATGTGGAAGCTGTGAGCAACAATCTGTCATTGTAGTATATTACTTGGTGTAGCTATTTCACTGGATGGCCTGACCTGCTGGGTAGCTACAACAGCATGTGTCTTAGTGTGGATATATACTAGGTAAAACATCATTGGCTGCTGGATCGTGTGTCAATGTCACCACCATATTGGACTGGGTACGACTTGCTGGTAAACGAATACAAGTACATCAGGGAGCTGTGATTTTTCTGGATAAAAAACACTTCACTTCTTTCTCAACTGATTTCAATGAGTCATTTTTACATTCAAGGGTCTATGACCTACGTATTGTAGGGAACAAAAAGATCTCCAGTTGTTCATAATCTCTGTTATTAGGCTATAATCACTGCTACATCCTCAAGAGGGGAGTGTGTTTGAACATCAGGTTTATGTGAACTAAATTACTTGACTAAAGAAACTGAGTTATTGCCATGAGTAATTGTAGAAACTGATGTTTGTCAAGCATcaattccactttttttttttggttaattGTTGTGGAGACATCTCtgtttaatgtaatttaatgtacATGAAATGTCCAGGTAGTTTAATGAAAGGGTTGCTTGGAATAAAAGTGTAGGCTAATACAGTATAAAGTGAAATATAGTTGTCTTAGTACACACCAGATCTTTGATATTTAAACTGTCTTCAAAGTGTTACAATTAAGGTATAATTGGGGTATAATCTTGTATTTTCAAATGAACTCAATACATTTTCAGATGGCACATATACCTCATTACTGCAGTGTTGTTCCCCAGCTGGGAGACCTTTGAATCATGTCAAACCCCTCTGACCAAGCCACACGTTTTTCTGTCACAAAAtggcaaaaggaaaaaagaagaaaagggaaactAAACGACTCCTATGGTGCATCATTTAAAGTGACAGTTtaacccaaaatgaaaaaaacatgtttttcctcttacctgtagtgaaatttatccatctagattgttctggtgtgagctgcagagtaaataaaaatatcttGTGTACACaagtggaaaatgaaaatagaaTTAAGAAAGATTTTGCTTAAAGCTGCTGCAAATTTCAGATTTACAGTCCACATCTTCAAATCAGTTGTATTTAtaaagcccaaaatcacaatcacattacctcagtgggctttacaaacgacagtgaatgacatcctctgtcctcagacctttgattcgagtgaggaaaaacgcttttaacagagaaaaaaaaaagatgaaagaaaccTCAGGGAGAGCCAATGTGAGTACCCTGGACTTCCAGTGGATTGTTCTGAATGGTTCATCTGAGGGCTAATCTTTGTTGGCTCAACGTTGATTATCCAGTTGTAAAGATTTTAGGTATATTTCACTGTTGGCAGTGCGTACtttgaccaaatgaaacacttgCTCCTGTTATAATGGAGTCCTTGGTACTAAGAATGAGCAGCATGAATATTTGCACATTAACACtaactgatgtttgtgtttttcagaaataTGTTGCTGTGGGGGAACTGGGGAAGGCAACAGATACTCTTGATGCCTCTGGAAgtgtgattctggagaaagactTTGGTAAATATTAAAGTACAAATTACATCATTTTATCTGAGCAGTTCCTCCCATTCAGtccaaagtgtgtgtgcatgcttctctctctgcagttttttgcttttatttgacaggatgttgatgatgtgatttttgccCACAGAACACATAACCAGATTAGACTTGGAGGAGAAACTGAAAGCGTTCACTGGTGACATCATGCAAGTTCCTCCACTGTGAGTAAAGCCTCCAATCTGAGGAGACGTTGTCACAATATTTGTGCATGTGAAAATAAACTAGACAACATAGAGATCATTCCCAGACTCCACTCATAAGTCTCTTTCACATATGAACTCCGGACAACATCCAGAGAATCAGATCAGATATTGTCCACATTTGCttgttcacacatgcagcacacaacaggagattgCACGTGTCCAAAGTGTTCACACATGTTGGAAAAACTCTGTATGGTTTGGGCGAGGGGCGGCGCCTGGGTAGGAGGCTACACACTTCTCTGTACTGATGAATGTTCTTGCATTGATATCAATACCACAAGAGTGGAAAGTAATATACAGCAGAGAAGAGTACGAAGCAGCTACACACCGTGCATGGAGATCCCACAGTAGAAGGGAAGCTGCAGCATTTTTGAtctgtgtccagcagcagcgtGAATGGAAACAAGTGGGGAAATAttcctgcagatgttttacaAAAGTGACGATGGGCAGTTAAGCACCATTTTTGCATGTCTCAACTCCCAGATTTAGGACTACGGAAAAAGGGTAAAGTCCGACAAATAatgcagacatttgtgttcacacatcCTCTGGGTAAAACATAGTACACGTGTGAAAGGAGCTGTACAGACACATAAAACAGATCTAATTGGCTGAAAGCCATGACATGTACGATATCGTTCTCTTGCTCGTCGGAGGACGAAGCCACTGTAGACCCTCAGTGAGTTTCTCTCTTGCACCACTCACAGGACAAATtgtcaactttttctttttagaattttgaaaaaaataactaaccTAATGTTAGTTAGGATATATAACTACCTGAATAAAGTATGCTGCTGGTTTTTCATGGGATGCACTGATCCCTGTAGCCTCTAGAGGTCGCCAGTTAGACTTGTGTTGTGCATCTGTCACTTCCCCTGTGAAGCAGCTTTCCTCCTGGTGGCCGTTGCTCTTCATGTAGGCAAACAGCCTGAAGTTGGAACATTACAGTGTCACATGTGCTAATGGAGCAGCAGGATGGATGTAATGTGTGTATACATAACACTGTTCTTAGTGCAGCTTGtctttacagttaaaaaaagacaggCATCTTCAGTATGGTTGGATTTACTGATGATTTTCTGTCACTTCAGCTACTCGGCACTGAAGAAAGACGGCCAGcgtctgtctgtcctgctgaAGCAAGGTCACCAGGTTGAGGCTAAACCAGCCCGACCAGTCACGGTGTATAACCTGAGCCTGCAGGAGTTCAAACCTCCTCTCTTCACTCTGGGTAAGCACCTGTTGCTTCATGCACTATTTCTTGCTTCCACTATGTAATACTGGCTTCTCAATGTCTGGTCTTTAAAATAGCCCTTTGAATATCCTTATCCACAGTTAAGACAGTTTTATTTCTCACAGATATTGAGTGTGGTGGTGGATTTTATGTCAGGAGCTTGGTGGATGACCTGGGAAAAGGTGAGATTAATTCATTCTTTTTCCTCATCAGCGTGTTTTTTGTCAGAAATCAACCCTGCTGAAACGTAACCACGAGAATAATAAGTGCCTGTGTTCTGCAGCTCTGTCGTCGTGTGCTCATGTGAAGGAGCTGATCCGGACCAAGCAGGGTCAGTTCACTCTGGAAGAGCACGCCTTACATGAGGAGCAGTGGACACTGGAAAATATCCTGCGCTCTCTGCAGCCCTGCTCAGAGTCAGAGAAGAAACCAGCAGAAGCTGACACCTGAGGATCTCTGAACACAACCCAAAGTGGAACTGACGAGCTGGGGTGGCTCTGTCTCATGATCAATCATGACTCGCCACCTTGACTTTTCCAGTGAAGAGAATATTCTGTCTAAACACACCAAGGTCTCCTGGATGTTTAGAGGTGTGTTGTCGATCACACTGAGTGTGACAAGTtgagtaaaatgtcaaaaccaCTGTTTAGTGGACGAGTGTAATAATTCTACACTAGACTTATGATTTCTAGTCCACATTCCAGTGGTGTCTTTCTTGTCTTTGCCTCATCTGCTATTAAAGTTTTAGTTTGATTTGTATATAATTGTGTATTTGTAAATAGCCGCCACTCCAGCCTCCTCCCCAGCCTCTGCCTTGCCTGTTCCTGTCCCACCTTAGGCCTGTACTACGGAGCAGGATATGTGGTTAGCCAGGTAACTTGCTCTGGAGCAGGTTGTGTTCAAGGTGGGCACTGCCTTCTGACCAATCAGTTCTCTCAAAAttggcactttttttttgtagttgaTCCTGTGGAGCTCGGTGCCACCTCCTGtcctcatttcatttttgttccAGTTGGCTGTGAGCAAAACCATTTCCATCATGCTTTTTTATCTCAAAGTAATCTCACAGCAGTGACAGATAGAAGCACTGAAGCCTGGTACTTGTTATAAGATACTGAAATCTTTTTGTCTAATAGTGCTCTTCCTTTATAAAACATTCCTCTCAGCTTCCTGGAGACCTGTCCATGtttgtgattggtcagatgctgcagTCACTTCCACTCTGATGTGAACGTGCTCATGGCTAGATGTGGAAACCTCGGTTGACTTATCAGGTTGATGAGATGGATGATGGAAAGATATCCTGTGTATGTTGAACCTTCTTCGTAGTTCAGGCCTCTTGGTGATCAGAAACATATGAACCGTGAACTGATGTACTGTGTAAGGGAAGGTTTCTTGATGATGCAGAGACGAGTCTAGCATGTAACATACTTAAAGTGTATATTACACGAATGATAAAGGAAATGATTCACTGCAGGATTGGTGATTTGTGCTGACAGATGAGATGTCATATTTGGTtaattttataaaatgtcttgtttgtttgcGATGATGAGAATCAGTGTGAACATTAACTTCATTTATATTGTGATATAACAGTATGTTGATACTGACCAGTATGAGGAGTATTATGATATCATTTTGCCGGCTGTACATTATTAGTCTGGACATTATCTTCATTTCGATGCCTTGTATGAAACACTGGTAGTTCCTCCTGCTGTATAGGAGATGTACAGTGTTTGTGGGACTGATGTGCTGTTTGCTCttaaagacattttgtttgaGACTCCACATCTAAAAGTGTTACAACAGCAGTGGTTTATATACTGCGTGTCTAATTTGCTCTGCACttgcaaattaaataaatattcaagtGAAACtaataacatttcttttttgctAAATACTTAGATTTCATGCCAACAAGATTTCTAACATCAGTCACAGGCTGCTGGTGAAGGGTTTACCTCTTGCTAGACATCACTGTTGCCTCCTGTCCTGCCCATTACAGCACTTTCTGTACATCTTCAGTCAGTATTGCAGGTGATAATGGTGCCACAGTGTGGAGGAGATGCAGAGCTGTTGTGTATGGAAGACTGTTCCCTCCAGCAAACAACTAAACAATAGAAGGTTAGgaatcactttaaaaacactcacactAATTACTGACTCAGTTCATCATTTTGATTTGTCCTGTCAGATGTCTGATTTAGTATCATTAATGATGCATGTTAAAGTTTCAACTAATTTCAGCTTTCTATCTAAAAATTAGGACTTACTGTCTCATGTTTGAATgactaaatattaaatatata
It includes:
- the trub1 gene encoding pseudouridylate synthase TRUB1; this encodes MAGNISNAAAPVASSVSKLQALNGLFAINKKQGPTSADVLNMLKEALLKEAGVKNPNPRKRKKQSLKMGHGGTLDSSASGVLVVGVGNGTKMLSTMLAGSKKYVAVGELGKATDTLDASGSVILEKDFEHITRLDLEEKLKAFTGDIMQVPPLYSALKKDGQRLSVLLKQGHQVEAKPARPVTVYNLSLQEFKPPLFTLDIECGGGFYVRSLVDDLGKALSSCAHVKELIRTKQGQFTLEEHALHEEQWTLENILRSLQPCSESEKKPAEADT